The following proteins come from a genomic window of Edaphobacter sp. 4G125:
- a CDS encoding sensor histidine kinase, translated as MSRLEMLDRMRSMGRSPEEGFAPARQDVDGKHRSVLEKMKDEFISTVSHELRTPLTSLRGALGLLSGGALETRPEKSRQMLEIAINNTDRLVKLVNDILDLQRISSGKSDLRRTDILAKELLRRAVEMEAIPQNRISLTADEIFVWADVDLIVQVLRNLLSNAIKFSPAESRIALCARSLNDQEIVFEIHDEGRGIPEDKLEHIFERFQQVDASDSRDLGGTGLGLAICRSIIHLHGGRIWATSTPGSETTFSFTLPISQN; from the coding sequence ATGAGCCGGCTCGAAATGCTGGATCGTATGCGATCGATGGGACGGTCGCCTGAGGAAGGATTTGCTCCTGCCAGACAGGATGTGGATGGCAAACACCGATCTGTGCTGGAGAAGATGAAGGACGAGTTCATCTCGACGGTGTCCCACGAGCTGCGTACCCCGCTGACTTCGCTGCGCGGTGCTCTGGGCCTACTGTCCGGCGGTGCATTGGAGACCAGGCCAGAAAAATCCAGACAGATGCTGGAGATTGCGATCAACAATACCGATCGGCTGGTGAAACTGGTCAATGACATTCTGGACCTGCAGCGCATCTCTTCAGGCAAAAGTGATCTTCGGCGAACCGACATCCTGGCCAAGGAGCTTCTGCGCAGAGCTGTAGAAATGGAGGCCATTCCACAGAATCGAATCTCTTTGACTGCCGATGAGATTTTTGTGTGGGCGGATGTCGACCTGATTGTTCAAGTTCTGCGGAACCTGCTATCGAACGCGATCAAGTTCTCTCCTGCGGAAAGCAGGATTGCCCTTTGCGCTCGCTCTCTGAATGATCAGGAGATCGTCTTCGAGATCCACGATGAAGGTCGAGGAATTCCAGAGGACAAGCTGGAGCATATCTTCGAGCGTTTCCAACAGGTCGATGCGTCCGATTCCCGTGACCTGGGAGGAACAGGACTGGGGCTGGCGATCTGTCGAAGTATCATCCACCTTCACGGCGGAAGGATCTGGGCCACCAGCACTCCCGGCAGTGAAACAACGTTCAGTTTTACTCTGCCAATCTCACAAAATTAA